In a genomic window of Feifania hominis:
- the trxA gene encoding thioredoxin: MSVVSVNERNFDSEVLQSTLPVLIDFWAPWCGPCKMFSPVVDEVAERQQGKLKVCKVNIDEEPGLAQRFGVMSIPTVALIRGGKLEKTSVGYRTREQLEEML, translated from the coding sequence ATGTCAGTCGTATCTGTAAATGAGAGAAATTTTGATTCCGAGGTGCTTCAGAGCACTCTGCCCGTCCTCATCGACTTCTGGGCACCCTGGTGCGGGCCGTGCAAGATGTTTTCGCCGGTGGTGGATGAGGTCGCCGAGAGACAGCAGGGAAAGCTCAAGGTCTGTAAGGTCAACATCGACGAGGAGCCCGGTCTCGCACAGCGCTTTGGCGTGATGAGCATTCCGACGGTCGCGCTGATTCGCGGCGGCAAGCTTGAGAAGACCTCTGTCGGCTACCGCACCCGGGAGCAGTTGGAGGAGATGCTGTGA
- a CDS encoding Crp/Fnr family transcriptional regulator, whose product MNSDGVVNMQLRDYLPFWAKLDGSQQDRLNRAALYCTAKRGTILHNGSQDCVGVLVLTDGRMRTYTLSGEGREVTLYRLFERDMCVFSASCVMRGVTFDVTIAAESDVSFFQIPSDLFRELMRESAVVANYVNELIATRMSDVMWLLDQVMYRRMDARVAAALLEEAELEQSEQLKLTHEELARHLGSAREVITRMLKYLQSEGLVSLGRGAVCLLDEAGLRRLAGDSLR is encoded by the coding sequence GTGAACTCTGACGGGGTGGTGAACATGCAGCTGCGCGACTATCTGCCTTTCTGGGCGAAACTCGACGGCAGTCAGCAGGACCGCCTGAACCGGGCGGCGCTGTACTGCACGGCGAAGAGGGGAACCATCCTGCACAACGGCTCGCAGGACTGCGTCGGTGTGCTCGTGCTCACCGACGGCCGCATGCGGACCTACACCCTGTCCGGCGAGGGGAGAGAGGTGACGCTCTACCGGCTGTTTGAACGGGATATGTGCGTCTTTTCGGCGTCCTGCGTCATGCGGGGGGTCACCTTTGACGTGACCATTGCGGCGGAGAGCGACGTCTCTTTCTTTCAGATTCCAAGCGATCTGTTCCGCGAGCTGATGCGGGAGTCTGCCGTTGTGGCAAACTATGTCAACGAGCTGATTGCAACGAGGATGAGCGACGTGATGTGGCTGCTCGACCAGGTGATGTACCGCCGGATGGACGCACGGGTCGCCGCCGCGCTTCTTGAGGAGGCGGAGCTTGAGCAGAGCGAACAGCTCAAGCTCACCCATGAGGAGCTCGCGCGCCATCTGGGCAGCGCCCGCGAGGTGATCACCCGCATGCTCAAGTATTTGCAGAGCGAGGGGCTGGTCTCGCTCGGGCGCGGCGCCGTCTGTCTGCTCGACGAGGCGGGGCTGCGCCGCCTTGCGGGAGACAGCCTGCGCTGA
- a CDS encoding fructose-6-phosphate aldolase: MELLLDTGNLHEIERCCAQYAVAGVTTNPSIMSKESADFFELLRAIRGVIGREATLHVQTVGASTQEILRDADTLLDRVGSDTYIKIPTTAQGLTAMKQLKERGVHVTATAVYSVSQALMAASVGADYIAPYFNRICNFGADGAAEIARMAELYRVQGCKTKIVAASFKNIGQVIEALLAGAQAVTVPGELLDQMTANPAIEQAVKNFRADWDGRHGGRAICEL; the protein is encoded by the coding sequence ATGGAACTGCTGTTGGACACGGGCAATCTTCATGAAATTGAGCGCTGCTGCGCGCAGTATGCTGTCGCGGGCGTGACGACCAACCCGAGCATCATGTCAAAGGAGAGCGCGGACTTCTTCGAGTTGCTGCGCGCCATCCGCGGCGTGATCGGCAGGGAGGCGACGCTGCACGTTCAGACCGTGGGGGCGAGCACGCAGGAGATTTTGAGAGACGCCGACACGCTGCTCGACCGCGTTGGGAGCGACACCTATATCAAGATTCCGACCACCGCGCAGGGGCTCACAGCGATGAAGCAGCTCAAGGAGCGCGGCGTACATGTGACGGCAACGGCGGTCTACTCGGTTTCGCAGGCGCTCATGGCAGCCTCTGTCGGAGCCGACTACATCGCGCCGTATTTCAACCGAATCTGCAACTTCGGCGCCGACGGCGCGGCGGAGATTGCGCGGATGGCCGAGCTCTACCGCGTACAGGGCTGCAAAACCAAGATCGTGGCCGCGAGCTTCAAGAACATCGGCCAGGTGATCGAGGCGCTGCTCGCGGGCGCACAGGCTGTGACGGTGCCGGGTGAGCTGCTCGACCAGATGACGGCCAATCCCGCCATTGAGCAGGCGGTCAAAAACTTCCGCGCCGACTGGGACGGCCGCCATGGCGGCAGGGCGATCTGTGAACTCTGA
- a CDS encoding M42 family metallopeptidase has product MNKQELTALLRDYCMTPSLSGYESKMAYRIQEDFKAYTDDVRIDKIGNVIATFPGTDPEAPKVMVYAHTDSLGFIVRRIDDDGFIRVDRLGGIPEKVLPALKVLIGTEDGKSYITGMFGNKSHHLTSADEKFKVATIPELYIDIGAKSAEEVRALGIEVGCPVVYKPDFEELQGDRVIGTAIDDRAGCANLVQVASLLKNREHASTVFLVATVWEEFNIRGAVIACRTTHPDIAIAIDGGGLDGCTPDLKGWNNIKMGDGPGMTKYTFHSRGTLNGTIANTKLVNHTLKAAKKLGLNIQRASGFGGVNDGAWVQLEDKGVAIIEIGSPFRYTHTPVEMTDMGDMVQVGELITEMLCTFDRDFDPSRF; this is encoded by the coding sequence ATGAACAAACAGGAGCTCACCGCACTTCTTCGCGACTACTGTATGACCCCCTCCCTGTCGGGCTATGAATCCAAAATGGCCTATCGCATCCAGGAGGATTTCAAGGCCTATACCGACGATGTGCGCATCGACAAGATCGGCAACGTCATCGCCACATTCCCCGGCACCGACCCCGAAGCGCCCAAAGTCATGGTCTACGCCCACACCGATTCGCTGGGCTTCATTGTGCGCCGCATCGACGACGACGGCTTCATCCGCGTCGACCGCCTCGGCGGTATCCCGGAAAAGGTTCTGCCCGCGCTCAAGGTGCTCATCGGCACGGAGGACGGCAAGAGCTATATCACCGGTATGTTCGGCAATAAGTCTCACCATCTGACGTCGGCTGACGAGAAGTTCAAGGTGGCAACCATCCCCGAGCTCTACATCGACATCGGCGCAAAATCGGCCGAGGAGGTTCGCGCGCTCGGCATTGAGGTCGGCTGCCCGGTCGTCTACAAGCCCGATTTTGAAGAGCTTCAGGGTGACCGCGTGATCGGCACGGCCATCGACGACCGCGCCGGATGCGCCAATCTCGTGCAGGTTGCCTCTCTGCTCAAGAACCGCGAGCACGCCTCCACCGTCTTTCTCGTTGCAACCGTGTGGGAGGAGTTCAACATCCGCGGCGCGGTGATCGCCTGCCGCACGACACACCCCGATATCGCCATCGCCATCGACGGCGGCGGCCTCGACGGCTGCACCCCCGATCTCAAGGGCTGGAACAACATCAAAATGGGCGACGGCCCCGGCATGACCAAGTACACTTTCCACAGCCGCGGCACCTTAAACGGCACAATCGCCAACACGAAGCTGGTCAACCACACGCTCAAAGCCGCGAAAAAGCTCGGTCTCAACATCCAGCGTGCCTCCGGCTTCGGCGGCGTCAACGACGGCGCGTGGGTACAGCTCGAAGACAAGGGTGTCGCCATCATTGAAATCGGCTCTCCGTTCCGCTATACCCATACGCCGGTCGAAATGACCGACATGGGCGATATGGTTCAGGTCGGCGAGCTGATTACCGAAATGCTCTGCACCTTTGATCGGGACTTTGACCCGAGCCGCTTCTGA